ATATGACATACAGACACCAAGCGGTATAGCTGCATCAGAGATTCTGTTTTAAgacatggctgcccccatgtgggggaccTGCTCTATGGAGCGTAAACTGGGGCACTTAGGGAGTGCAGCAAAATCACATATTTCTACTTCTTGGTTGTAAAAAATTACTTAATGCTTCTTTAAATAAACTGACAGGGTTTAATGGAGTGAAATAGCTCCAATAACAATGCTTTGCATTCTTTCCACCATTAGATGAGAGCAATCAAtctgtctgggtgtgtgtgtgtgtgtgtgtgcacgtgtgtgagGAATGGAAGatgactgtgaatggaaaagtagTTCCTGTGTCTCAATCTAAGACTGATTTTGTTTCATAgaacaataaacactgaattcatGACTCAAGACTATAACATTTACAAAGTCTGCTTAAAGAAAACACTTAGCAACAATATTATTACACGAAGATCGATCCTCTAATGAATTTATCTGCTCTACCCTGGTGAGAAGCAAGTGGTTCTTAGTCCCTAATCTTGCATTCAAGGAATCaattcattaataaaaatgtctggaGAACTGCCAGTGCCAGAAATTCCCACAAAATGTGCAGTGCGTGTGAGGACACCCGTGTTAATTCACTTAAATCTGAATATCAGTCTAAACAGCGATGACAGGCTTGATTACATATGATTCAACATTGCCTCTCCATCTCTGACTGATTGACTCAGGTCTGGAAATCACGTGGGATGGAGACAGCTTGGTGGAGGTGGTAGCTGCGCCTCACTTGAAGGGACGGCTCTGCGGCCTCTGCGGTAACTACAACGGCCACAAGCGGGACGACACCATGGGTGGCGATGGCCAGTTTAAGTTTGACGTGGACGAGTTTGCCGAGTCCTGGCGCGTGGACGGTAACGAGGTGTGTGAGCAGCCGCCCCGCAGACCTGTGCCATACCTTTGTCCCGCATCTGTGAAAGTAAAGCTCCGAGCGCACAGGGCCTGTCACAAACTCAAATCCTGGGAGTTCCAAAAGTGCCACTCTGTGGTGGACTTCACCTCCTTTTACAGGTGAGTACTGTTCACGTTTTAATTTGCAGAGCATGCATAAAGCTTCCAAAATATTGTGCACACTTGCTTGTAGTGAGCACTAGATGTCGCCCTTGTTCCCTAAATGTTCCAAGCACAATATACTGTTTTCCACAGAATAAACCTACACTGAGGATCATTTCTAATAGATACTGCcacactttgtttttaaattttccagaattttaattttattgagAGTGTATTTCTGTGAAGATGTAAGCTGCATATCTACAAATGAACTCCTGAGttttggacattcattcatccattatctgtaacccttatccagttcagggtcgcggtgggtctggagcctacctggaatcattgggcgcaagacaggaatacaccctggagggggcaccagaccttcacagggcaacacagacacacacacattcactcacacctacagacacttttgagtcaccaatccatctaccaacgttggactgtgggaggaaaccggagcacccagaggaaacccacatagacacagggagaacacaccacactcatcacagacagtcacccggaggaaacccacgcagacacagggagaacacaccacactcctcacagacagtcactcggagcgggaatcgaacccacaacctccaggcccctggagctgtgtgactgcgacactaacctgctgcgccactgtgccgccctgagTTTTGGACATGTACATTATATTTACTAATGGCTTCCTTTGTACAGCATTCTTTAATGTCTGAAAAGAGGTCTGATTATGCACAAACATTGATGAATGAGTGTGACCTCTGTGTGCAGGTCATGTGTGACAGACATGTGCGAGTGCCCAGTGCATAAAAACTGCTACTGTGAGTCCTTCATCGCCTACAGTCGAGCCTGTGAAAGGGAAGGAGCGCCTGTGCTTTGGAAACCAGAGCAGTCTTGCATAAGTGAGTAATAACCGACAGTATGCTGTATCTTCTCTTTTCACCTTTCTTGACGTCACCTATTCGTGAATGTTTCGTAACTTACACTGCGTAGTATTTTTgccttaaattaaaaaatacagttttaaaatcatCGTGACGATTCACTGAAATGTAATAAGGAGAGCCGTTGTTACTcggggctcagcactgtagaacctgcactatgtaactatttTGAGAAGGGTAGGGACCTTTTCCTCGCCCTTGATTTcatgacagtgctgtaaaagtgaattacacaaatcttacctagtgttgctttaaaagcaGTGGTTATTAAGTCCTCCCCTAGCATTTAGTGTAGATCCCAACCTATGTATTTAATCCCATGGTCATGTGATTGATTTGAACACAGATTTTATGATGTGCAAGTAATACCCGAGTCCTGTTGAATGAAACGTGTCCCAGTGCTCCATGTTGTTACAATGACCGAACTGGTGTGTCTTTCTTTCCAGCTACCCAATGTAAACACGGCGCAGTCTATGACACGTGTGGTCCCGGCTGCACCAAAACCTGCGACAACTGGAACGAGATCGGGCCGTGCCTCAAGCCCTGTGTGGCCGGCTGCCACTGTCCAGCAAATCTAATCCTCAACCAGGGTCGCTGCATCAAGCCCACATCCTGCCCTGGACGATGACCCTCGTAGGTTGCTGAAGGCGCCGCAGGCCAAAGACTAACTCTAGTGCTCATGCCTTGAATGAACCAGAGATTCGTGACCTTCCTAAGTGTGAGGTTTGGGACAGGACACCGCGGTCTTTGAGCTCCAGCTCACTACACAGACCGAGAGCGCAGGGGCCTCAGCTCATTTCTACGAATAAAGGTCAGAGGGAACTAGTCACGTCACGCCACGTCACCGCTAACCTAATACGCACGTGTGTCACGTGAGCAGTTGTCGGCGTGGGTCGAAGCATAATCCCAGGATGATAATGGTAACTAGCTTCTGAACAACGTAGAACCTCAAACTACAGGGAAGACGTCAACTGTTCACTGAGCTCTGACgatgaggggtgtgtgtataaACCAACAGGGAACATCAGACCAACTTGGAAAAGGAATgataaaaaatgttaattttattcatATTGAGTTAAAGGgaattatttatgtatttgtttatttagatttgttgttttattttgtttatgctgGAAGAGAAACAAGATGTGACATGGCTGTCGAGAGCTCACAGGGAAATGtactgtgtatttttgtgtgtgcatttgcaaatgctcaactgtgtgtgtgtgtgtgtgtgtgagtgtgtgtgaataatgtctttttttactTGACTGGTAAGCAATTATTTATAAACAGCATTAAGGACCTGTAGCCTCTCAAAGGAACAAAATGGCTCCTTTACCTTCTGCTGCTGTGTCTCAAGGCAGTTTCTCTCTTGTGAATGTTTTAGCCCTGAACAGCATTCTACAGGAGTGGCAAGATCCCAGGACTTTATTCAGGTTATGTTGCAGCAGAGAGGGGCCAAAGTTTAGCATTTGCCCCTATGGTggcaaaacaaagaaaaaaaaacaagaaattgCCAAATCTTCATATTGGCTTCCCTTATTTATAGCGTGGCACAACTTGATACCTGATGTTGTCGATAAGCTTTTAAAggcataaataataaaataattattcacTTTAAATGAGTTATTGGAAACATTCTGCTCagatttctgtctgtctttgtggaAAATGGAAAAGATTCACCGACAGGAGGAACAGTGCACAGTGCTAATGCTACAGTTACGAAGCGTCAACTATTATGTGTGCTAAcggtgcccccttgtggagaatgtTGGGCATTTTAATTTACCATCTAAGAAGTAGCACCATCTACAGGCTCAAACAGAGCGTGACACACGGACACTACTCAGCACAGGACAAcattattaaaggctaagcagcagcgatatgaaagtgtcaaacaaataaatacagtggagtttgagttcctaacttgtgtttattgagagtcagaaaacatgttatttctcactaattgaaggaataaggtttaaaagaccgttggtcccccctcccccacaacggtgttgggaaactctgataggcgtcttgcctgtgacgtagatggtggacaacactctagaagctgcacttaatttaatgtaaaatgaggaaaaggtgtgttgtttttggctgcaatcattcaatgtacagtgggacatctgtgaacaaatggaccaaagatcccaaaatatccagaaaatggactaaatctgtccactttaaacgggcactttggaaaggaccatccgctcactccgttatctgtagctcatttcactggcgcttttccaacactatgggcatgtaaggacaccaacgaaaggtgttcaagagcctctgtaacatggaggtaaacagggtgaggacactcacttcgcctgttttagttggtgttagttaacgttagcttgactcgctaaactcggtgtctcagattatactcggctacgtagacgacgctgaagttagttacttattcgccagtttcttattcggattctctgttccaccttaaatggtgctgtagttgcattctgtctgtctgtcaaaGTATGAACACACCTTCCATAacatggaaaaactacacgtttagcttcattccgtggatattatctctttattttcagagagtctcaaaaatctgaaattctcactgaagacacaatataacagactattaatatcctgaatatgaGGAAATTTTACTGTAgaattgtttttgtaatttccCCGTGAGCATAGCATTGGCGTATTTGGCTTCATTCATTGGacatttatcattttacttttaaagtgtCTCAAACATCTGAAAGGCTTATTGAAGACACAGTATAAAAGAGTCAGAATcctaaagatgaagaaatgtcacTGTGGAATTGCTTTGTCATaatcctgtgaatatagcacaTGATGAATCTGTAGAAACATGAACTTTGGGTATATGGcatttttattctttaattatCAGAATCTGCAATCAAtattacagaaggtgtagtacaaataCAACATCCCaaaatgtaaagtttaattCACAGgtatgtttgtttaaacacttaatgtcagtgtgtatattcacaatgCCTGGTTATTTCCGGtattattatattcttatttgCTGGTACAGACCACGCCcatagaggctgaaacggggaggagTAAAGGGCctgacgtagtgaagcagtcgagtcgagatccgtctcctgaactaaactAAGCGAGTTTGTCCGACGCGGAAATGACGTGGTGTTATTACATAACGTCACGTATTATGCAATTTTATTAGTCCGGTTGCCTGGcaacattttaacataaaacagaggcttaaatatgaataacatGGTGTAAAAAGCCTAACAAGGCAGCTTGGCTAAACAAGGCAAAGTTTGCAAGTACAAGgcctaacccagtaaacatttagccgttgattcaacgttgaaataacgtaatgactgccgtctaatcaacgttctcttaatgttgaaaatgaaagttgaaaagacgtccaaacacagacattgaaaagacgactattagacgtattttggacgtccgttgacgttattaattggtcccgaaataaattacttgtataaaacgcgttttggacgttcactgacgttatcgattggtcaccacttaactaacttattaagatggattttggacgtccattgacgtttaaaatatgttcttgacggacagactacttttagacctattttgaacgtccagggacgttccttgtttactgggaaaggcCAAACCTGTGTGTGGATAGAAATTACATCCCAAACAGTCAAAGTACCAAGAGAAAAATGTATACGTGTAACATTAGTTAATAGGGAGTCGTGGGTAGTTTGGGCCAGTGAGGTCAAAcaaggactaactgactagtgtCTATTTACAGAGtaagaaaaatgaaaggaagtttatttaaaagacattttaacTGTTGAGATCATCACTATTGAGAGCTGGTCTTAATCATGATAAATAACTGTGTTCATACGTTCTCATGTCTCGAGCTGTGAAGATTATGATGAAGATTTTGAACATGGTTTGTGAGAAACTTCAAAAGTTGGTTCATAATATTTAACACTTTGATACCCATGACAGTTGTGCCCAGTGCATCAGTAAAAGCCTCGTTGACATAAAGAATGTTACTGAGAGCACATCTTGGCTGTAGGACTCGCCTAAGGTCAGTCAAGACCTGCATTTGGATCAGAGTATTATtttatagaaatgtttaaaatcgtGAAATGACTTAATTAAATGATCTTTtcacaattttaaacatttctatatTGTTATGGTCAATAATGCCCTTTAATAAACTTTcttacattttaagctttagggCTTAGGCAAACTTAATCTTATCAATGCCTTGTTTAGCCTCACTGGGCCGAGCTGCCTAAACTGTGCTAATTCTTGCTTCAGAGCAACCTTCATTAATATAcgcaaaaatataatatttacttTAACTATTTGGGATTTATTTTTTGGGGAAAACCACAAAttccttttgtcttttttacagatttttttcatATGTAAGGCCCtcttttatattaatatgttGCCAGGCAACCTGACTAATTGCTATAAAAtggcataataataaaaatataataataataaacaggcATCATGAAtatacacactgacattcagtgtttaaacaaacacactctacactttgtgatattatatttgtactacaccttctCTCATATCAATTacagattcttgataatctaacaattaaaaaataaaaattccataGGACATACAAAGTCCATAGTctagagcctacatggaatcactgggcacaaggtaggaacacaccttggaaggggtgacacacacatacacacattcactcacacaatcacacatagGGAaattttttgagttgccaattcatctattcacgtgtgtttttggactgtgggaggaaagcggagcacctggaggaaacccacgcagacacagggagaacacaccacactcctcacagacagtcacccggagtaaacccacgcagacacagagagaacacaccacactcctcacagacagtcacccggaggaaacccacgaggacacagggagaacacaccatactcctcacagacagtcacccggaggaaacccacgcagacacagggagaacacaccacactcctcacagacagtcacccggaggaaacccacgcagacacagtgagaacacaccacactcctcacagacagtcacccggaggaaacccacgcagacacagtgagaacacaccacactcctcacagacagtcacctggaggaaacccacgcagacacagggagaacacaccacactcctcacagacagtcacccggaggaaatctacacagacacagtgagaacacaccacactcctcacagacagtcacccggaggaaacccacgcagacacagggagaacacaccatactcctcacagacagtcacctggagcagcacttgaacccacaacctccaggtccctgtagctgtgtgactgtgacactacctgctgtcaccgtgccgcccgttttacatcttatatttttaagtaatttcttcaggtttatttgtttagttacataagctccatctctcagtactgttcaaatgaagctcatgTGTTCgtataattaaatgtttaagaagacaaaggctttcatggggtgtcctaacttttcaCATGAATGTATAAccaaagttcatgtttccacatgcTATGTTCATATCACATGCcgtgttcacagggccatgacaaaaaaaaaaaaataaaattaataactccacagtgacatttcttcatctttaggATTCTGATAGTCTTTTTAGTCTTCAAtaagcctttcagatttttgagacactttaaaagtaaaaaataaaaagataacatagtctgttatattgcaTCTTCGCCTTTCAGatgtttgagacactttgatAATTTGGAGATAATGACCAATGAATTAAGCCacgtgcaatttctccacacatACTATCGTGtccaatgctatgtttatagTGCAATTATATAAAATTTCCACAGTACAAATTCGTCATTTTCAGCAAATTATTAGTCTGTTACattgtatcttcagtgagcctttcagatgtTTGAGACACTGTGACAATAATGAGATAATGTCCAATCAATTAGGCCAAATAAgcaatttctccacacattctacagtgtccaatgctatgtttatagggctattacaaaataattccacagtaaaatgtcttcatcttcaggatattaatagtctgttatattgtgtcttcagtgggcctttcagatttctgagacactttgaaaataaagagataatgtccAATGAATTAAGCCAAATGCTCAATTTCCCCATACATTCTATCATGTCTAATGCTATGTTTATAGGGCCATTatataaaaattccacagtaaaatttcttcatattcagggtattaatagtctgttatattgtgtcttcagtgagcctttcacattcctgagacactttgaaaataaagagataatgtccAATGAATTAGGCCAAATAAGCAAATTCTCCACACATTCTACAGTGtccaatgctatgtttatagggctattacaaaataattccacagtaaaatttcttcatattcaggatattaatattctgttatatagagtcttcagtgagactttcagatttctgagacactttgaaaataaagagataatatccagtgaatttagccaaatgtgcaatttctccacacattCTATCATGTTTATAGGGCCATTatataaaaattccacagtaaaatgtcttcatcttcaaggtattaatagtctgttatattgtgtcttcagtgagactttcagatttttgagactcttagAAAATAAAGAgttaatatccagtgaatttagccaaatttctccacatattctatcatgtctaatgctatgtttatagggctaaataatttcaaaataattccacagtaaaatttcttcatcttcaggatagtaatagtctgttatattgtgcctTTCACATTcctgagacactttgaaaataaagagataatgtccaatgaatgaagctaaacgtgtagtttttccatgtTATGGAAGGTGTGTTCATActttgccatctagcggcgacagaatgcaactacagcaccatttaaggtggaacagagaatccGAATAAGAAACTGGCGAATAAGTAACTAACTTCAGCGTCGTGTTTAAAAGAACGTTAATTCTTGTTTCTTTAACTTCCATTAAAAGCCGAGATTGTTCCTTTCCCTCCTGTAAAATCACTTTTTAAAGACAACATTATTGTTCATACAGCAGCTATATAGCCCCAGTATTTAAAATGTCTCCCTAAGGTCTCCAAACCATTCATGATTAATGAAACGTGCTTGTCACTGACATTTATTTACTCctcttcatttcattttatggacaaaaaaaaaaggcagcatGCAAATGAGTAGCACATATACAGCAAGACTTAAAACTTGAACAAAGATGAGGGTAGTGCAAACTGATACAGGCAAGTCCACCTCACAAGTGATAGCtttaaaaaactaacaaaaacaaacaaaaataaacagtgccTTGGAAAATGCTACAATTTCTGACAACGGATAAAAGCCATGTCGGCATTTTTTGGTGCACTGTTAGAGGTAGTATAActgcaaacacagaaaacagGCCCAAGTTTGTAACTGCACCTCAAAAAGAAACTTCTGTCTGACACAAAACTCACAGTACATTCATTAactttgtttcatttaaaatattgtattgCTATGGAATAATATCCATGCGTTTTCTTTTTTCCGCAAACGCTTCTCACGTACCGACCAGACTGACAGATGGAAACCCAGGCTGTGTCCGAAATCAGGTGCTACGTATTACACACTTATTTGTAAACATAGTGCATGTAATCAGCTTAGAAACCTGTTCAAGTCCGTGTGGAACCTTCTGGACACTTTGCTATTACCGCGTCCGTGAACTGATGTGCTGAAATAAAGTGCCTGCAAATTTACACAGTACCATGCCTTTTAAAACATAAAGTGACATAAAGACCATAATATGTGTTACCATTTTTACAAGACTTAAAATACGTAAGAGGTAAAAGCACAGGAGTCCAACGCATGCCCAGCCCAAGTGCCCAGGGTTCGCACACGTTGAATTTTCACTCTGTGTAGTGTATAATTCAGGTACTTTTTGGTCATCAGTTGTGAATCCGAAGGTTTCGGACACAGCCGGAGACGTGCATGGTTAGGCCCGGCTGTCAgcccatttttatttaaaaaaggagGATATGACTCCCATAAAACAAGTTAAAAACGCTAGCAGGGCCCATGTTAACCATCACCATGATCTGCCACCATCCCAGGTATTATTGCAAAATTTGTCCACTGAATATAAACCttagaatataaaaataatgaacattCACATTTATAAGAATGTGCAAATTGAATAAGTTCACTCTCTATATAAACTCCTTCTATGTTTTTGTTTACCAAGGGTGATAGGAAGTGAAGAAAATGCAGAACCGACACGGGGACATGTTGGATGTTTCAATCGTTCATTTAGGGGACAACGAGTTTAAAAGACAGTGGCGTGAGGTGTGTATGGCTTGTGTGTGCTTGACGTGGCAGACGGCCCCCACAGAGCTGGTGTTAATCCGGTGACGTCTGGCTGTGAGTCTTTTTCAATCATAAAATCTTCTGTAAAATGGAATTGGGCACTTCAAGGGTTTCATCCTTCACCAGAACAATATCATAAGAGTCCATGTATTTCTCCAAACTCTCCTCCACCTGTAGAGACAACACATACTTCTAGTAAAACAGCTAAAGCAGGGAGGATAAGAAAATAGTAACAGGATGCAGTGATGGGTCAAGTAGTTACAGGCCAGTTCTATGTATAATTCTAGGACAAAACTGAAATGGAGCAATGAAGTGAGCTCTTATTCtaatttctattattattaaattaaaatcttatacttttacacagtcctgAATATCAATGCTGTTCAGACTATAACTGTGTGGACGTGTGCTCTCCTAGTGCCCACTTTATCAGTAAGATGTTCACTTCCACCTTAATTACAAGCAGTACTCATCCCTTCCTTTATCAGAAGCATCACCTACCAAttaacaacagagagagagagagagaaaatgaatgacCTTATCATTGAGAAAGCCAATTTTGAGGATGTTATCCACGTTCGGGACACCGTCCGCCATTGTGAGGTCTCCCAGAGAGTCCCCCAGGAGGATGATGTTGCCGTTATCCTTCAGCTGTTTAAAATACTCTGTGTTCCTCAGGGCTCCATCATGCTTGTTGTACACATGGATCAGCTCGCCTTTAAAGCCTTTCAAAATGCCCTGCCGAACAAGAGCACTTAGAGTCAGCACACAACCGCCACCCTTCACGTAAGGCATTCTGGTTacaattacactgtgtgtgtgtgtatttaagtgttTGTGGATAGGGAGTTTAATCCCtagtgctgcagtaacagcaccTGCTCCTCTGAGATGTAGGCACATTTCTGTGATGACATTCAACCGTGAGGACATTATGAGGTTGCGTGAATAGTTCTGGGTCAAAAGAAACTACTAACAGCTCACCCCAAAGGTGCTGGTATTCCATCACTTCAGAaaatacagttccactgctccagtgCTCACTGCATGGGGGCTTTACACCccactagctgacacttggtactgggcatggtgaccttgggctcatgtgtagctgctccagagcgtcacATTTCATTAATGCCTTTCACTTCAGATGAAATATTGGATGAGCAGATGTTCATCAACGTTTGCCCAAAAAATGTATGTAGTCCACCAAGAGAGGGACGCTGAGAATGCTTGATACTCACATTCTCGTCAAAGTCCATGAAGTTGGAGACGACTTTGATGTTGGGGTAGTAGACTCCAGCCTGTCTGATGACCTCCTCCAAGACATCCCCCAGTCCCGCGGAGAAGACGAACACGGGAACCTTGTGCTCATGAAGCCGATCAAAGAACTGCTCGTATCCCTCCCTGCAGCAGGTAtttaaacacactgaacatctACGATCCAGGAGCTTTATGCAGTTTGAACATGAAGTGAACTAAGAGTTATGTGACAAAtcaaactatgcatttttcctttgtggttttcaaactaggcggcatggtggtggtgcagcaggtacagctcgcagtcacagctccagggtcctggaggttgtgggttcaagtcccgctctgggtgactgtctgtgaagagtgtggtgtgttctctctgtgtccgcgtgggtttcctccgggtgactgtgaggagtgtggtgtgttctccctgtgtctgtgtgagtttcctccgggtgactgtctctaaggagtgtggtgtgttctctctgtgtctgtgtgggtgtcctccgggtgactgtctgtgaggagtgtggtgtgttctccctgtgtccgcatgggtttcctccgggtgactgtctgtgaagagtgtggtgtgttctccctgtgtccgcgtgggtttactccgggtgactgtctgtgaggagtgtggtgtgttctctctgtgtctgcgtgggtttcctctgggtgactgtcggtgaggagtgtggtgtgttctctctgtgtccgcgtgggtttgctctgggtgattgtgaggggtgtggtgtgttctctccgtgtctgtgtgagtttcctccgggtgattgtgaggggtgtggtgtgttctccctgtgtccgcgtgggtttactccgggtgactgtctgtgaagagtgtggtgtgttctctctgtgtctgcgtgggtttcctccggctgactgtctgtgaggagtgtggtgtgttctccgtgtctgtgtgggattcctccgggtgactgtctgtgaagagtgtggtgtgttctccctgtgtccgcgtgggtttcctccgggtgactgtctgtgaagagtgtggtgtgttctccctgtgtccgcgtgggtttcctccgggtgactgtctgtgaggagtgtggtgtgttctccctgggtcggtgtgggtttcctccgggtgactgtctgtgaggagtgtggtgtgttctctctgggtccgcgtgggtttcctccgggtgactgtctgtgaggagtgtggtgtgttctccccgtgtccgcgtgggtttcctccgggtgactgtctgtgaggagtgtggtgtgttctccctgtgtccgcgtggtttcctccgcgtggtttcctccgggtgactgtctgtgaggagtgtggtgtgttctccctgtgtccgcgtgggtttcctc
This window of the Hoplias malabaricus isolate fHopMal1 chromosome Y, fHopMal1.hap1, whole genome shotgun sequence genome carries:
- the LOC136679655 gene encoding cytosolic 5'-nucleotidase 3-like isoform X2, with amino-acid sequence MMPEFEKSTVHIRDPERVEQIICRMIHGGASKLQIITDFDMTLSKFAINGKRCPTCHNVIDNCKMVTDDCRKKLYHLRDTYYPIEIDPQLTMEEKYPFMVEWYFKSHSLLVEQRLEREKLPEVVRESDVCLREGYEQFFDRLHEHKVPVFVFSAGLGDVLEEVIRQAGVYYPNIKVVSNFMDFDENGILKGFKGELIHVYNKHDGALRNTEYFKQLKDNGNIILLGDSLGDLTMADGVPNVDNILKIGFLNDKVEESLEKYMDSYDIVLVKDETLEVPNSILQKIL